Below is a window of Chitinophagaceae bacterium DNA.
TAACCGAAAGGCGAGCGGTTTTTAACTTCGCCACAAAGCTTATGCGCGGGACGTTAGCCACCATATTAAAAACCGACAGTACAAGACGAAAAATGATACTAAACAAGTACCAGACATACGGACAAATTCAAAAAAGGGGCTACTCATTGACAGCGCAAGTTGAAAATGAAAATGGTGAAGTTTTTTTTGCGAAATGGATAAGTGGCATAAAGCGAAACTCTCAACCAAGTAAAATCTTATTTGACAAACTTCGACACTTAAAGAAAGCGGTACATCCATCGTTACCAAATATTGTTGAATACGAATGGGATGAAAGTAAAGACGCTTACTGTATTATTTTTGAATACAAAAATGCTCAATCACTCGAAGAACGAATTTGGGACATTAAGCCAACTTTCTTTCTTAAAGGAATAGAGCAGATTATCAGCTGTCTTCAACAACTCCAACAAAATCACAGATTATCGCACGGAGACATAACTCCTGCAAACATATTAGTAGATGAAAATCTTGATTTTTATCTGATTGACTTTGGTATTTCCGATATATCATCAACATTAAGTCAAGAACAAAACCTCGAAATTTTTGCCAAAGAATTTGCAGCACCTGAAAAATGGAATAGAAAAATACCAAGAGGTTTTCCATACCAAACTGACATTTATTCAATGGGGAAAGTAACTGAATGGTATTTCGGACAAAAAGACCTTACAGAATACCATGACATTAAACTATTAATAGATAGCACTTGCAGACAAGAACCATCTAGCAGAATTAACTATAACTCTTTATCCGAATTATTAGGAAGAATTTCCTCAACTATTGTTTTCGACAATGAAAACGTTGTTTTTGTTACTGATGGCAATAAAGATATATTGAATGAGTTAAATAATCCAGAAATAAGACCCAAGTTTGATGTTAGTCCTAAATCAGGGGATAACATTTTACTTGATATTGCAACAGAAAACTATTGGCTTCATTGTCTGTGGCTCATTGGTGAACAGAAACTTCTAATTAGAAGTAGTGAACGCAAAGAACAAAATCCATCAAAATACTCAAGAGTGCAGAAATACGGAGTAGATTTCGGACTGCCTTTGAATTTTTCAGAACCTTCATATTCATACCGGCCAAGTTTTAATCTAACAACAATCTTAAAGAAGGCACAGAAGGAAAAACAACACGAAGGAGAATACAGAAAAGGGAAAATTGAGATCAATAAAGAACTTCTTTTTTTCAAAGAACTACTTGAAAAAGAATTGAAAGTCTTGGAAGAAAATTCTCTGAGATTGAGATATGACACTTTTGAAAAGAAAGGAGAATTTGAAATTTGGTTTAAAATTCAAGAGAACGAAAAGTATTCCAGGAACGGACATATATTTTCTCACATTGACAAAGCAACACCACCAAACCCAGAAGAATTTGAATACATTTTGAGTCAAACGGCTGATAAAAAGCAAATGAAAGAGCCTTTGAAATTTTCGGGTGTTGCTTTTGACTTTAATACAAAAAGTAGAGTGTTCAAATTCAAAGATTGTGAGCGTTTAGACTTTGAGAAAATACCCAAAAATGGGTATCTCTTTGAGAACATAAGTAAACAAGAAGAAGAAAAAAAGCGGCAACAGGAAGCAATAAGAAAAGTTGAATATAATGAAGTTCAAAACAGAGATTTAATTCACTTCTTATTTAATCCAACGGACTTGCAAGGAAAATATTTAGAGCAATATGAACTTGAAAAAGTCTTTCAAACAGATAAAGAAGGAACTAAATTAAGTTATAGTTCAAACCAAACTAGAGCAATTTTAAATGCGATTCAAAGAGAACCATTAACCGTAATACAAGGTCCTCCGGGAACAGGTAAGACCACAGTAATTACAGAAATTGTATTTCAAATTCTAGACAAAAATCCTGATGCAAAAATCCTCATTACATCACAGACAAATGATGCTGTTGACAATGTATTGGATAACCTTTTAGAAAAAGAAATTCCAATAGTTCGATTGAGTGGAGTAAGAAAACCTAAACAATCATTAAAAAAGCACACTTTAGAACGAAAAATTGAAGGTTGGAAAGAAGAAGTTAAGAAAAAAGCACAAAACGAATGGAAAAAATTGGAAACCAACTTTCTTCAAGAAATTGAAAAAGAAAATGTATTGCTCAAATCAATAGTGAATATTCTGATTGATAAAAAAGATTGGAAAACCAAAAAAGCACAAATAGAGAAATTGCTCGAACGCATTAAAGGATTTGAAAGTATAAACAACTCACTTCAAAATCAAGACACCTTACTTAATGCTCTTGACAAACAAACTAATTGCGGAATTTTATCTTTTTTCAGAAAACTGCAAATTCAAATTGATTGGCTTGCTGCTATAAGTTCATTAGATGAGAATAGCACCGTAAATCAAAAACTGATTGATAGTATTAGAGTTATTGGAGCAACAACAAATCATATCGCATCAAAAAAATATGCTAAGTACAACTTTGAGTTTGATTATGTGATAATGGATGAGAGCGGAAAGGCAACAACCGCAGAAGCATTGATTCCAATTGTTTTAGCTGAAAAATTGGTTTTAGTTGGAGACCATAGACAATTAAGACCAATGCTTACCGCAAACCGTGAAGTTGAAAAATGGCTAAGAAATAAATTCAAATCAGATTCAGATGATTTTGACAGTTGGGATGATTACTTCAATAGACCAAGTATTTTTGAGCAAGTCATTACTCGAATAGATGAAGATTTCAAAAGCCAACTCGAAGAATGTAGAAGAATGCCCGAAGATGCCGTTCTACTTACCTCTAAATGTTTCTATGAGCCATATAATGAACGAATTGAGCCTATCAAGAGAACTAAGGATAAAGAACATAACCTTGACATTAAAGTGGACAGCTCCATTATATTTTTAGATATTGGTAATACTCATAAAAGCGAAATTGATAGTAGTGGTTCGTCTCGTAATAAATTAAGCTCAAGTTTTATCCCAAAATTGATTTTGGAGCTAGATAAGTATGACAAAGTCAAAGACTATTCTCTTGGAGTCATAACAGGTTATACGGCACAGTTAAGAGAGATTAAAAAAATTGTTCGGAAAGAGCTTTATAACAAGCAACTTAAAAGAATTAAAACATCTGATATAGCTATTTCGGTTGTTGACAAATTTCAAGGCTTAGAAAAGGATATTATCATTTTTGATTTAGTTAGAAGCCAGCAAAACACGCTAGGATTTTTAGCTAATGCAAACAGAATAAATGTGGCACTTTCGAGACATAAAAAACTACTCATTATCATTGGGAATTATGATTGGCTTGTTCAAGTAAAGTCAAATTCAAACAATGATTGTACTCCTTCTATTCCACCTCTTCAAAAATACTTAAAGGAGATAAAAAAGGAGTGGATTGTGAAAAATATTCAACAGATATTCTAATGAAAATACAAGAAATACATCAAAAACTTGAAAAGCAGTGTGCTAGTGATTATAGAATCAATGAAATAATTCTATTTGCATATCCATTTAGACGTATTCGGATCAATGCAACTGTTAACAAATCACCTGAAAAATCAATACAGCAGATTTACTCTGTTTTGTTAAAAACAATTTTAGAAGGATACACCAAAGAAGATGACCTGATAAAATTTTTGGGTTTACATAAAGAAGATTTTATTTTGCGTGAACTCTATTTTTTAAGAGAAAGGGGCTTTGCAGATTTAACATCAGGTAATTGGATTGTAACGGACCAAGGCAAAGACTTTATAAAAGACAACTCGATTCTTAAAATTCTTGAAGAAGAAGAATTTGAGTTCTTATTTGATACTGTTTCAAATGATATAGTGTCAAAAGAATTCAGACTTAATTCTCAAAAAGACATTGAAAACAAACTTTCCTCTGAGTTTGATTTTGAACATAAAAGCCCTGAACTTTTAAATGATAAAAACGAACAGTTGTCTGACATTTACAAACGGCAAAATAATGGGAAGGCTTTTCTTGTTGACTATGACAAGAATAAAATTCTCTTTGACAAAAAAGAGTATAACGACTATTACCTAATTGAATACATTCCACGCAAAGGCAAAGAGAATGAACTTGAACCATTTATTGAAGTAAGAAATTTTGAGAAGGAAATTAAACTTGAAAAGCGGCTCACAAAGGTTCTATCGAAGAAATACCCCACAATACTTTACCAGTTTTCTAAATCAGAAAGAACAGTTTTAGCTGAAATCGAAGAAGACGATTATGAAGTTTTAGAAGAATTCCAAGCCAAAGAAACAGCTCAAACTAATATTTCAACCACAGAAACTCTTTCTGTTTGGGAAACACAAGCGAAATTTGAAGAAGCACTAAGAACTGTAAAAAACAAAATACTTATTGAAAGCCCTTGGATTAAGAAAGCAACTTTGAAGTACATTCAATCAATCGAAAATGCTTTAGAAAAGGGAATTTCAGTAATTATTCTATATGGCATTGAAAGTAATGACGAACACCATTTTGGCACTATTGAAAAACTTAGAAACCTTGAAAGAAAATACAACAAGAATTTTTACTTAATTCATTTGCCAACACACTTCCAGAGTAAACAAAACTACCAAATGACAGGTACTCACAGAAAATTAGTTATCAAAGATGACGACTATTACATACAAGGTAGTTTTAACTTTTTGTCTTTCAATAAGAAGGAAGGGCAAAAAGTTGCCAATGAAGAAAGTGTATTAATAAATAATGATGTGTCTAATAAATGGGAGTCAGTATTTAAAGGCTATGAACTAGATAAAAGATAGAAATTTAATAACAAAATCCATTCTTAGGATTCCTTTTTTAAATAGTTTTTATAATTGTAATCGAAAAAAAATTTAAAATGCCCATACTGGATAAAGCAACTAAGGAGCAAATTAAAAAACTGGATCACTCGACTCTTCAAGATATAGTAGTTAAACTTGCTTCTAAAGAAAAATTAGTTTATGATTATATTTTCATCAACTATCTCGATAAAGAGCTTGGAGAAAATGAATTGTTTGAAGCTACAAAAAATGATCTGGAAGTGATTTTTCGAAAAAGATTTAAAGGTTTTTCACAGGAACTGCAATTGGCAAACATGTTGGGAGCCTGTATTAAAAGAATTAATGAATTTACTAAAATCTCAAAAAACAAAGCTTTAGAGGCAGATTTGTTATTATATGTGCTGGAAGTTCCTTTTTCTTTGACACCCATGATGTTTGGAACTTGTTTTACGCAATACGATACTAAGGTCGCTATGATTCTTAAACGCTTGATAAATGTGGTAACCAAAAAACTTCATGAGGATTATAAAATTGAATATCAGGAAGCAATAAATGACTACCTTCAAATTCTTCATCACAGATCAAACCATATTGATACTGTTTATCATTTACCAAAATCAATTTAATGGAAAATCAACCGGAAATTAAGCTTAATGCCTTTCAGATTAATATCTTGCTAAATGATGAAGAAAAGGAGACTTTAGAATTCATGCTTGATAATAATAACGTCTTTTGTAGTACTTGTCTCAGTTCTTGTAAAAAAGGAGTGGAAATCAAAGAATATATATTGGATTCGCGAAATGACATCATGATTGAAGGCAACTGCAAAGTTTGTAATGGTAATGTATGCCGGATAATAGAATTTGGAGAAAATCCGGATTTCAACAAAAAAGCAAATGATTTTAGAAAGTCTGTCAGATAAGTTTTAAGTCAAAAATCCACTATCCTTTTTTAGCCATAATCTTTGTTAAGCACATAAAAATAAACCTCTCCGGTATCTTATTCAATGAGTTTCATATTACATCTTGCAGTATACATTCCTATAAGAGCTTCTTTACAAATCTTATCATTTTTCTTCAAATTAGTCATTATTTTTTCCCCAGATAAGACAATTAGCATAAATATACAAAAGATGTAATTTATTTCAGTAATCATATAACACTGAAGGCAAGTTTCACATTCATCTTTGTATAATTAATTAGCTAAAATCCAAAGCCCTGTTTGAGATGTAAGATTTTACAATGATTGCCGGCAAGATAAACGCTGATAAAGTAAAAGCTTACAAGAGCAATGCAGTAAGCAGCAAAATTGTATAAAAGAATCACAGTATCGAAATTTATTAATCAAAAAAAAATGAAAATGGAAAATTTAAAAGATGACAGAAATTCAGAAAAAAGAGTAATGACAGGTATGTTTAGTGACCGTAAAAGTACTGAAAGTGCCTACAATACGCTAAACGAAAGAGGGTATACTAAAGATGAAATTAATTTACTGATGTCTAAAGATACCCGAAAAACCCATTACGAAGATGATGTAACCAAAAAAACTGAAATCGGAACCAAAGCGGCAGAACATGCCGGTAAAGGCTCTGCTATCGGTGGTACAATTGGTGCAATTGGTGGTGTAGTAGCTGCCATAGGAACCAGTGTGCTAATCCCGGGATTAGGAATTATAATCGCAGGCCCAATAGCTGCAGGATTAGCAGGAGCCGGAGCAGGTGGGCTTGCAGGTGGTGCTATCGGTGCAATGGTTGGTCTTGGAGTTCCGGAAGCAAGAGCAAAACTTTATGAGTCGGGCATTAAAGAAGGCAATGTAGTTATTTCGGTAACTCCTAAAAATGAAGAAGATGCCAAATATTTAGAAGACAACTGGAAGACGAATAAAGGCCATGAAATTCACAGATAAAATCTTAAAAAATTCACTTAAGCAAGGGGGTTTAGATAATCCCTTGCATTTTTTTATTCTCAATAAAACAATTAATAATGTTTAATCTAACAAATGTAAAAACAACCCTGATACACACTTTATGTATTACAGGT
It encodes the following:
- a CDS encoding serine/threonine protein kinase; its protein translation is MILNKYQTYGQIQKRGYSLTAQVENENGEVFFAKWISGIKRNSQPSKILFDKLRHLKKAVHPSLPNIVEYEWDESKDAYCIIFEYKNAQSLEERIWDIKPTFFLKGIEQIISCLQQLQQNHRLSHGDITPANILVDENLDFYLIDFGISDISSTLSQEQNLEIFAKEFAAPEKWNRKIPRGFPYQTDIYSMGKVTEWYFGQKDLTEYHDIKLLIDSTCRQEPSSRINYNSLSELLGRISSTIVFDNENVVFVTDGNKDILNELNNPEIRPKFDVSPKSGDNILLDIATENYWLHCLWLIGEQKLLIRSSERKEQNPSKYSRVQKYGVDFGLPLNFSEPSYSYRPSFNLTTILKKAQKEKQHEGEYRKGKIEINKELLFFKELLEKELKVLEENSLRLRYDTFEKKGEFEIWFKIQENEKYSRNGHIFSHIDKATPPNPEEFEYILSQTADKKQMKEPLKFSGVAFDFNTKSRVFKFKDCERLDFEKIPKNGYLFENISKQEEEKKRQQEAIRKVEYNEVQNRDLIHFLFNPTDLQGKYLEQYELEKVFQTDKEGTKLSYSSNQTRAILNAIQREPLTVIQGPPGTGKTTVITEIVFQILDKNPDAKILITSQTNDAVDNVLDNLLEKEIPIVRLSGVRKPKQSLKKHTLERKIEGWKEEVKKKAQNEWKKLETNFLQEIEKENVLLKSIVNILIDKKDWKTKKAQIEKLLERIKGFESINNSLQNQDTLLNALDKQTNCGILSFFRKLQIQIDWLAAISSLDENSTVNQKLIDSIRVIGATTNHIASKKYAKYNFEFDYVIMDESGKATTAEALIPIVLAEKLVLVGDHRQLRPMLTANREVEKWLRNKFKSDSDDFDSWDDYFNRPSIFEQVITRIDEDFKSQLEECRRMPEDAVLLTSKCFYEPYNERIEPIKRTKDKEHNLDIKVDSSIIFLDIGNTHKSEIDSSGSSRNKLSSSFIPKLILELDKYDKVKDYSLGVITGYTAQLREIKKIVRKELYNKQLKRIKTSDIAISVVDKFQGLEKDIIIFDLVRSQQNTLGFLANANRINVALSRHKKLLIIIGNYDWLVQVKSNSNNDCTPSIPPLQKYLKEIKKEWIVKNIQQIF